In Lapillicoccus jejuensis, the DNA window CCGTCTCGCGCAGCAGCTCGTCCTCGCCGATGCCCATGGAACGGAGCACGACGTCGACGAGGGCGTTGGCGAGCTCGCGCACCGCGACGTCGTCGAGCGGTCGCTCGCGGGGCGGGCCGTCCCAGGTGCGGTAGCCCTCCCAGCGCAGCGGGTCCCGCTCGGGGGGCCACACGAACCCTTCGGCGTCGCGCCGCAGGTCGCCGGGGACCACCGCGTCGAGCCGGGACTGCCGGTCGGCGGTGACCCGGGTGAGCCCGTGGGCGCCGGCGACGAGCCGGCCCAGCCGGGAACGGCTCACCGGCCCCTCGGCCTCGACGACCTCGCGGATCACCACCGCCACCGCGGCCGTCCGCCTCGGCGTCGTCAGCCCGTCGAGCGCCGCGCGCGGACGGATGGACGGGGGCACGTACGGCGTGAACGGCTCGGCGACGCCGCCGGCGTCACCGTCGAGGCCGAGCGGGTCCGCCTCCGCTGCGGGCGGTGGTGCCGGCGGCGCGCCGAGCAGGGCCTCGTCCCCGAACAGCGTGTCCTGGGGCGGCAGCTCGTCGGCCACGACCGCGTCCTGCGGCGGGTCGTCCTCGACCGGGGCGTCCTGCGGCCCCCGCTCGACCGGACCGCCGGCGAGCGTCACGATCCGTTCCCCGGACACGACCGGCCGCTCGGCCGCCGCCCGCGCACGGGCCACCAGCTCGGCGACGACGCCGTCCGGGTCGGCGAGCCACGACGGCAGCCAGACCCGCGCGACGTCCGGCCAGCCCATCACCTGCTGGAGCACGGTGACGGGCAGCGCGTCGCGGTCGCCGACCGTGCGCCGCGCCGCCCACACCGCCGAGTCGAGCAGGACGGCCAGCGACGGGGCGCGGCCGGGCAGGCCCGCGGTGACGTCGACCTGGAAGTCGGACAGCCCGACGGCGGTGCGCACCTCGAGCCCGGTCGCCCGCAGCGCTGTCGCGATCTCGTCGCGGTGCCGGTCGACGCCCGACCGCGCTGCCGCGACCGGGGTGTCGAGACGGGCCACGGTCGGCCCGAGGCCCTGCGCGACGCCGTACTTCGCGACCTCGAGGTAGCGGCGCAGGTCGCGGATGCCGACCGACCCGGTCTGCTCGACCCGCAGGTCCTCGGGGTCGAACGAGGAGAAGACCATGACCCGCCGGCGGGCGCGGGTGACGGCGACGTTGAGCCGCCGCTCGCCGCCGGAGCGGTTGAGCGGGCCGAAGTTCAGCGGCAGGACGCCGTCGTCGTTCGCGGAGAAGCCGGTCGAGAAGAGGACGACGTCGCGCTCGTCGCCCTGGACGTTCTCGAGGTTCTTGACGAACAGGCCGTCCTGCTTGGCCGCCAGCGACTCGGCCACCCCCTCGACGCCGCTGTCCCACAGCATCTGCTCGATGAGCTGGCGCTGCTGGAGGTTGAAGGTGACGACGCCGATCGAGCGCTCGCGGGCCCGCCACCGCCGCAGGACCTCCTCGACCACGGCGGACGCCTCGACCGGGTTGGTGCGCAGCAGCCCACCGGGCAAGTCCTGGGGGCCGGCACCGCGCCGGCGCGAGCGCAGGAACCGGCCGGGCACGCGGTGGAAGGAGATGCCGGTGTCACCCGACTGCGCCGGGTGCGCGGGGAAGCTGGAGAGCCGGTCCTCGTAGTAGGCGAGGTTGGAGAAGGCGATGAGCGACTCGTCCTGGCTGCGGTAGTGCCACGACAGCCAGAGCCGCCCGACGCCGGCGTGGACCGCCTCGCCGAGGATGCTCTCCTCGTCGGGGACGACCTCGAGCTCCTCCTGGACCTCGTCGACGTCGGCCCTCGCCAGCTGCGCGAAGGCCGACGGCGGCATCTGCTTGCTGTCACCCGCGATGACGGCCGCGTCGGCACGGCCGAGGGCGCCCACGGCGTCGGCCACCGTGATCTGCGAGGCCTCGTCGAAGACGACGAGGTCGAAGTGCATCGACCCCGGCGGGACGAACCGCGCCAACGAGTCCGGGCTGACGAGGACGCACGGCGTGATGGCCTGGATGACGTCGCCGTACCGCTCGACGAGCCGCCGGACCGACAGCCCGCCCCGGGTGCGGCCGATCTCGCGCTCGAGCTGGCCGACCTTGCCGAAGAACGCGCCCGGGCGGAACGGCCGCGCCTCGACGAGCTTGGCGGGCAGCGCGGTCGTCAGGCTGCGACGCAGCGCGTCCGCCCCGGCGACGAAGCGGGCCACCGACCGGTCGTGCCGCTCGGCGTCGAAGCCGTCGAACCCGCCGGCGACCCACCGCTCCTGCTCGCCGGCCGCGGCGAGACCCCGGTCGAGCGCGGCGACGGCGTCCTCGGCCGGTACGGCGCCGTCGAGCAGCTCCCGCCGCGCGTCCGGCAGGGAGGCGCTCAGCGGGGCGAGCGCCTCGGCCGCCGCGACGCGGCGGGTGAGTCCGGCCCATCGCGGGGCGTCCGCCGCTCGCTCGGGCGCGGTCGCCGCCCACGCGGTGAGCAGGCCGTCGCGGCGGGCGAAGGCCTCGACGTCGTCGTCGACCGCGGCCAGCAGCCGCAGCGTGCGCTCCAGGGCCCCTGCGGCGGCGTCGACCGCCTCGGCGACCGGTCCGGGCAGCGGCGGGTCGGTCGCCCGGGCCGTCGCCGCGAGCGGCGCGACGTCCGCGGGTAGCGCGTCGACGAGCCCCCGGTCGCGCTCGACGTCGGCGAGCCCCGCGTGCACCCGCGCGAGACCCTCGTCGGTGAGGACGTTGGTGTCGGCCGGGAGGGCGGAGCCGCCGGGCAGGGCGCGCCAACCGGCGACGACCGAGCGCGCCTGCTCGACGACGCCGGCCAGGGTCTCGACGAGCTCGGGCAGCCGCTTCGCGTCGACCTCCGTCCCGGGGCTCGCGTGCTCGAGCACCGGCGCGGCCGCGGCGAGCAGCCGCCGCTTGCGGCCGAGGAAGAACGACGACGCCGCCTCGCGCACCGCCTGCCGCACCGGGGCGAGGTCCACCGACGCCACGCCGGGGCCGATGCCGTCGATGCCGGCGAAGGCCGTCCGGGCGTGCTCCGTGCGGGCGAGCAGCTCGTCCCGCGCGGCGCGCCAGCGCTCGGTCCGGGACTCCTCGACGACGCCCGCCGGGACGGCCCGGTCGGACAGCAGCCACGTCACCGAACTCAGCACCAAAGGCGAGCGCGCCGCCAGCAGCGCTGCCGCGCAACGGGATCCGGGACCGAGCGACGACACCGCGGCGACCGCCCGCTCCACCGCAGGGTCCGTCGCGGTCAGCGCGTCGGCCAGCTCGGTCGCCGCCGGCACCCGGCTCGCCACCGCCCACGCGGCGGTGCCGCGGGCGGCGTCGAGGAGGGGCACGGCGGCGACCACGGCACGCCGTACGGCGTCGGTGTCGAGCGGACCGGTGACGGCGGACTCCGGGACGGTGAGGACCGGACCGACGCCGCGCGCGAGCCGCTGCTGGTGCGCTGCGTAGAGGCCGACGCCGGTGGCGTTCGGCTCGTGCAGCCGCCGGGCGTAGTCGGCCAGCGTCGACGTCGTACCGGCGACCTCGCCCGCGGCGACCCGGTAGCCGTCCTCGTCCGGGCGAGCGACCTGGGCGAGGGCCGAGCGCAGCCGCGCCCGCACCTCGGCCGGCCGGGCGCTCTCGTCGTGCAGGTCGAGCGCGAAGGGCAGCAGCCCGACCTCGCCGAGCCGGCGACGGACGACGTCGAGCGCCGCGCCCTTCTCGGCGACGAAGAGCACGCGGCGTCCGAGCCGCAGCTGGTCGGCGAGGATGGCCGTGATGGTCTGGCTCTTGCCGGTGCCGGGCGGGCCCTCGAGGACGAACGTGCCGCCGGCGGCCGCCGCGGCGACGGCCTCGGCCTGCGCTCCGTCGGTCGGCACGGGGGAGACGGCGACGACCTCGTCGAGCAACGCGCCGCCGAGGTCGGGCGGCTGCCCGCCGGAGTACGAGTCGGCCGGGGTGAGGGCGAGGTGCCTGACCAGCGGCCGCTCGAGGAAGGTCTCCCAGTGCTCGTCGAGGTCGCGCCAGAGCAGGTAG includes these proteins:
- a CDS encoding DUF3320 domain-containing protein, whose protein sequence is MQGAAGTPVDAPVDAPLVEVLTAPVVSFGMAHSGLPFLHRVVVTPPAGTDVLEDVVVTAAVVDAHGTVLTRPWRTHVDAVRGDVPLVVDEPALRLDPQTMTALEEETAAEVVVSVTARDLATATGHTPVRVLAARQWTVDPAAPVLSLELLATFVQPNHPAVGRLVGRAAQLLEERTRSGSLAVTEATAERRDAVVEAVADAVVDAGVHYAEPPASWGYGQKVRTPGDVLDDRIGTCLDTTVLLASALEHIGITPVLWVARGHAFLGWWRTAHLGLPDAASLEVATAANAVDLRRMGVLETTLLTRERKPPRDLFRRATQAPRDAYFTGGSSDLVGVVDVGMARLLRLLPVPARQVRADGVVEVVEYIPPDPYAAPPPATPYGDPDVTTAPRTPRADRPAPPPRVQAWKNALLDLTLRNRLLNLDGPMTSLPLVTPPDALGTLASLLQQGRTVSVRAVDDLAGTIAGEGRKDAYALPGDVLRGMLALRATTYSRFPGDDHRAALQRLRFRARTQLQETGANPLYLTLGRLDWRLGDRELRAPLLLLPVEIKGVVQPLRIAADEAGGVTLNHSLLEKLRLEYGFTVDGLLEDGELPTRPGTDEVDVDAVVRRVREAIAAADLPFRVEEDAVLGIIAFTGYLLWRDLDEHWETFLERPLVRHLALTPADSYSGGQPPDLGGALLDEVVAVSPVPTDGAQAEAVAAAAAGGTFVLEGPPGTGKSQTITAILADQLRLGRRVLFVAEKGAALDVVRRRLGEVGLLPFALDLHDESARPAEVRARLRSALAQVARPDEDGYRVAAGEVAGTTSTLADYARRLHEPNATGVGLYAAHQQRLARGVGPVLTVPESAVTGPLDTDAVRRAVVAAVPLLDAARGTAAWAVASRVPAATELADALTATDPAVERAVAAVSSLGPGSRCAAALLAARSPLVLSSVTWLLSDRAVPAGVVEESRTERWRAARDELLARTEHARTAFAGIDGIGPGVASVDLAPVRQAVREAASSFFLGRKRRLLAAAAPVLEHASPGTEVDAKRLPELVETLAGVVEQARSVVAGWRALPGGSALPADTNVLTDEGLARVHAGLADVERDRGLVDALPADVAPLAATARATDPPLPGPVAEAVDAAAGALERTLRLLAAVDDDVEAFARRDGLLTAWAATAPERAADAPRWAGLTRRVAAAEALAPLSASLPDARRELLDGAVPAEDAVAALDRGLAAAGEQERWVAGGFDGFDAERHDRSVARFVAGADALRRSLTTALPAKLVEARPFRPGAFFGKVGQLEREIGRTRGGLSVRRLVERYGDVIQAITPCVLVSPDSLARFVPPGSMHFDLVVFDEASQITVADAVGALGRADAAVIAGDSKQMPPSAFAQLARADVDEVQEELEVVPDEESILGEAVHAGVGRLWLSWHYRSQDESLIAFSNLAYYEDRLSSFPAHPAQSGDTGISFHRVPGRFLRSRRRGAGPQDLPGGLLRTNPVEASAVVEEVLRRWRARERSIGVVTFNLQQRQLIEQMLWDSGVEGVAESLAAKQDGLFVKNLENVQGDERDVVLFSTGFSANDDGVLPLNFGPLNRSGGERRLNVAVTRARRRVMVFSSFDPEDLRVEQTGSVGIRDLRRYLEVAKYGVAQGLGPTVARLDTPVAAARSGVDRHRDEIATALRATGLEVRTAVGLSDFQVDVTAGLPGRAPSLAVLLDSAVWAARRTVGDRDALPVTVLQQVMGWPDVARVWLPSWLADPDGVVAELVARARAAAERPVVSGERIVTLAGGPVERGPQDAPVEDDPPQDAVVADELPPQDTLFGDEALLGAPPAPPPAAEADPLGLDGDAGGVAEPFTPYVPPSIRPRAALDGLTTPRRTAAVAVVIREVVEAEGPVSRSRLGRLVAGAHGLTRVTADRQSRLDAVVPGDLRRDAEGFVWPPERDPLRWEGYRTWDGPPRERPLDDVAVRELANALVDVVLRSMGIGEDELLRETARLFGVGRVTAPVRERLGAALQDAVRDGRLAVRGGVVSLT